In Paenibacillus sp. J23TS9, a single genomic region encodes these proteins:
- a CDS encoding AraC family transcriptional regulator codes for MTYPKELWEDTVLEHADYPFQLFQNRCASAITGDCILYLHWHEHFEFLVMQTGSAVFHVDSRPYVVQQGDIILIPAGSLHVGYSLVDGDVNYDCIVLNASLFNDWLSDPVHTQYVAPYVEGRFQFPVKPVEQDETCKPYFSLLDEIIQEFSAKAPAYQLVVKSKLHLFFTLMSRSFMPQQFAEQGEAVYFPNRERFKQLIRRIESNYAVKVTVEQAAREVSLNPYYFCKLFKRLTGRTFVEYVNIFRMKEAKRLLIDSNDSITEIAAHVGCENPNYFTRIYKKYMGMTPSQTRKKSIPE; via the coding sequence ATGACCTATCCAAAAGAACTGTGGGAGGATACGGTTCTTGAGCATGCGGATTATCCGTTTCAACTCTTTCAGAATCGTTGTGCTTCCGCCATAACTGGGGATTGTATCCTGTACCTGCATTGGCACGAGCATTTTGAATTTCTGGTTATGCAAACAGGAAGTGCTGTTTTCCACGTTGACAGCAGGCCATATGTGGTTCAGCAAGGGGATATCATCCTCATCCCTGCAGGCAGTCTCCATGTCGGTTATTCACTCGTTGACGGGGATGTGAATTATGACTGCATTGTACTTAATGCTTCGCTGTTTAATGACTGGCTATCGGATCCGGTCCACACACAGTATGTTGCCCCTTACGTGGAGGGCAGATTTCAATTTCCCGTCAAGCCGGTGGAGCAGGACGAAACCTGCAAACCCTACTTCTCTCTTTTGGATGAGATTATTCAGGAGTTCTCTGCAAAAGCTCCTGCTTATCAGCTTGTGGTCAAATCCAAGCTTCACCTCTTTTTCACATTGATGTCGCGCAGCTTTATGCCTCAGCAGTTTGCGGAACAAGGTGAAGCGGTTTATTTTCCCAACCGGGAGCGCTTTAAGCAATTAATCCGGCGGATTGAATCCAACTATGCGGTTAAAGTGACTGTTGAACAGGCCGCCAGGGAGGTAAGTCTGAATCCCTATTACTTCTGCAAGCTGTTCAAGCGCCTAACCGGCAGAACCTTTGTTGAGTATGTCAATATCTTTAGGATGAAAGAGGCCAAACGGCTCCTTATAGATAGCAATGATTCGATTACCGAAATTGCGGCTCATGTGGGTTGTGAGAATCCGAATTACTTTACGAGGATTTATAAAAAGTATATGGGGATGACCCCTTCCCAAACGAGGAAAAAGAGCATACCCGAATGA
- a CDS encoding LysR family transcriptional regulator gives MELLSLRYFQTVARLENMTRAAQTLQVSQPALSKMIGNLEKELTIKLFDRTGKYIRLNEYGKRFLARVDLALQTLDDGKTELLDMAEKPSGTLVIYIQVGSYLLPDMITSFRKLYPEAEFKLLQHDQEQRESPAYDLCLSSSPFRIPGNEFISLLTEEIMLAVPSDHRLANRESIRLSELSEDGFISLKRGKQLREMTDSLCLAAGFTPRIIYECDEPSMVRSLVHSGLGVSFIPSITWGVSQGSSAVLIPIEEPISTRTIEITWYTNRYMTQVAKKFKEFVQMYFKQL, from the coding sequence ATGGAGTTACTTTCACTTCGGTACTTTCAAACGGTTGCACGTTTGGAGAATATGACCAGGGCAGCCCAAACACTGCAAGTATCTCAACCCGCATTAAGCAAAATGATAGGAAATCTCGAAAAAGAATTAACAATCAAATTGTTCGACCGAACAGGAAAATACATTCGATTAAATGAATATGGGAAACGGTTTCTTGCAAGAGTAGACTTGGCGCTTCAAACATTGGACGATGGGAAAACAGAGCTTCTCGACATGGCTGAAAAACCTTCTGGAACCTTAGTTATCTACATTCAAGTGGGGTCCTATTTGCTCCCAGATATGATTACTTCGTTTCGGAAGCTGTACCCGGAAGCCGAATTCAAGCTACTGCAGCATGATCAGGAACAACGCGAATCTCCAGCCTATGATTTGTGCCTTTCTTCATCTCCATTCAGAATACCGGGTAACGAATTCATTTCTTTATTAACTGAAGAGATCATGCTGGCAGTTCCGAGTGACCATAGGCTCGCTAACCGTGAGAGCATTCGATTGTCCGAACTTTCGGAAGACGGCTTTATTAGTTTAAAGCGTGGAAAACAGCTCCGCGAAATGACGGATTCTCTCTGCCTTGCGGCTGGTTTTACGCCTCGAATTATTTACGAATGCGACGAACCATCCATGGTTCGCAGCCTTGTTCATTCGGGGCTGGGTGTCTCATTTATCCCATCCATTACGTGGGGCGTATCTCAGGGATCTTCCGCCGTTCTCATACCCATCGAAGAACCGATAAGTACCAGAACCATTGAGATCACATGGTACACCAACCGTTACATGACGCAAGTCGCAAAAAAATTCAAGGAATTTGTTCAAATGTATTTCAAACAGTTATAA
- a CDS encoding glycoside hydrolase family 3 N-terminal domain-containing protein gives MNVKMMTIFGAVLGSMLVWAGNAAAEERFADLQHSKWAEDSINYMAKRGTVAGYGNGKFMPERQVTRAQAVTFMVRELYPQQLQSVAQGTNYSDVPTTHPFYHEIAIAEKNGLASGFPDGTFHPDTAMSRAETAAFLTRAYSLVTGKQPVSLMDTKGHWAAAPILVMSSNGLIGGYTDGTYRPDRSVTRAEFSVFMTRVIRFERSAAIQAHDWDKLMSYMTVSEQVGQMLMPDIRQWNGQVTTTVNDGLKRSIHDQDLGGLILFDKNIIDVRQVTRLTHDMQMEAGDIPLFLGIDQEGGVIKRIPGGANLPGQMALGATGDAALAEAAGKLTGEELKALGLQVNFAPVLDINSNPDNPIIGMRSYGSNADLVSRLGLANIKGLRQSGVIAAVKHFPGHGDTTVDSHLGMPVLTHNRERLDAVELKPFRAAIDNGVEMIMTAHIAFPAVDNEHVISLKDGSSVPIPATLSKKVLNGLLREELGYKGVIISDAFTMNAIAEHFGENKAVERAVSAGVDIILMPQDPAAAHQTLVNAVKSGTIPIDTIHASVKRILELKSKYGLFDPSESLAYKLAALNGVIGSEEHRAVEREIAERAVTLLAGRDGKHPDQIHQGDRVVIAAADVEVAKQLERQLRQAASNLSLKTEISVMGQGKTTEALQAMDKADYVILASYQFRNVASQFGWTDVQTWIEEMNKRNKRYTLLSLGNPYEQIYLQNMRSGIAVYGKQEPNTIAGIKVLLGSLEAGGVLPVKTE, from the coding sequence ATGAATGTAAAGATGATGACGATATTCGGTGCCGTTCTCGGTTCAATGCTTGTTTGGGCAGGAAATGCGGCTGCGGAAGAACGGTTTGCCGATCTGCAGCATTCGAAATGGGCAGAAGACAGCATTAACTATATGGCTAAAAGGGGTACAGTTGCCGGATATGGCAATGGGAAGTTTATGCCCGAGAGGCAAGTAACAAGAGCGCAAGCCGTGACATTCATGGTACGTGAGCTTTATCCGCAACAACTGCAGTCAGTAGCTCAAGGTACGAATTATTCAGATGTTCCAACAACACATCCTTTTTATCATGAAATCGCCATTGCGGAAAAAAATGGGCTGGCCAGCGGATTTCCTGACGGCACCTTCCATCCAGATACTGCGATGAGCCGCGCAGAGACTGCTGCATTCCTTACACGGGCATATTCACTTGTGACAGGCAAGCAACCCGTAAGTTTGATGGATACAAAAGGTCATTGGGCGGCAGCTCCTATTCTCGTCATGAGCTCCAACGGATTGATCGGTGGATATACGGATGGTACCTATCGGCCGGATCGGTCTGTCACGCGGGCGGAGTTTTCCGTATTTATGACGCGGGTGATTCGATTCGAACGATCAGCAGCCATTCAGGCGCATGATTGGGATAAGCTGATGTCATATATGACCGTCAGCGAGCAAGTCGGCCAAATGCTCATGCCTGACATTAGACAATGGAACGGTCAAGTGACCACGACCGTCAATGATGGGCTGAAACGTAGTATTCATGATCAAGATTTGGGCGGGCTTATTCTTTTCGACAAAAATATTATAGACGTACGACAAGTCACGAGGCTGACGCATGATATGCAAATGGAAGCGGGCGATATTCCGTTGTTTCTCGGTATCGACCAAGAAGGAGGCGTTATTAAGCGAATCCCCGGGGGGGCGAACCTGCCAGGTCAAATGGCGCTTGGAGCAACCGGTGACGCGGCATTGGCCGAAGCAGCAGGAAAGCTGACAGGGGAGGAGCTGAAGGCACTCGGGCTGCAGGTCAATTTTGCCCCGGTGCTCGACATTAACAGCAACCCGGACAACCCCATCATCGGGATGCGTTCGTATGGCTCGAATGCGGACTTGGTCTCGCGGCTTGGTCTCGCAAACATAAAAGGATTGCGGCAATCGGGTGTGATCGCGGCCGTCAAGCATTTTCCGGGGCATGGTGACACGACGGTAGACTCCCATCTGGGAATGCCTGTGCTGACACATAACCGTGAACGGCTCGATGCGGTAGAACTAAAGCCGTTTCGGGCCGCGATCGATAACGGGGTGGAGATGATCATGACCGCGCATATTGCTTTTCCCGCAGTAGATAATGAACACGTTATTTCGCTCAAGGACGGAAGCAGCGTGCCGATCCCTGCTACGTTATCTAAGAAGGTACTGAACGGACTGCTTCGGGAGGAGCTCGGATATAAAGGCGTCATCATTTCTGATGCCTTCACCATGAACGCGATTGCAGAGCACTTTGGGGAAAATAAAGCGGTGGAACGTGCAGTCTCCGCAGGCGTCGATATCATCCTTATGCCGCAAGATCCGGCAGCTGCACATCAAACGCTGGTGAACGCGGTGAAGAGCGGGACAATCCCGATCGATACCATCCATGCGTCCGTGAAACGCATTTTGGAGCTGAAATCGAAATATGGTTTGTTTGACCCCAGCGAAAGCCTTGCGTATAAATTGGCCGCTCTTAACGGCGTCATCGGATCCGAGGAGCATCGAGCAGTGGAGCGGGAAATCGCAGAGCGAGCGGTCACATTATTGGCCGGCCGCGACGGTAAGCATCCGGATCAAATTCATCAAGGCGACCGGGTTGTTATTGCCGCAGCTGATGTCGAAGTGGCGAAGCAGCTCGAGAGGCAGCTGCGGCAAGCCGCAAGTAACCTATCGCTAAAGACGGAAATTTCCGTCATGGGTCAAGGAAAAACGACTGAGGCGCTTCAGGCGATGGATAAGGCGGATTACGTCATCCTGGCCTCTTACCAGTTCCGTAACGTGGCCAGTCAGTTCGGATGGACCGACGTTCAAACCTGGATCGAAGAGATGAACAAGCGCAATAAGCGATACACGCTTTTATCGCTTGGCAACCCGTATGAGCAGATCTATTTGCAGAACATGCGCTCAGGTATTGCGGTTTACGGAAAGCAGGAGCCCAATACAATCGCCGGAATCAAAGTGCTGCTCGGAAGTTTGGAAGCCGGCGGCGTGTTGCCAGTGAAAACAGAGTAA
- a CDS encoding carboxylesterase/lipase family protein: protein MKNTKQIRDEMIKVSGGWLKGIRSTKMKVIAWLGVPYALPPVDQLRWKAPREVEPWTGILPVRDFKNGCIQMIQGLPFGSEDCLYLNIWRPDLAESDLPVFVFLHGGGNVNGSGRDFQGGQLGYETNSIVITVNYRLGAMGFYRHPALRTGDPLDDSGNYGLLDIIQALRWVQTNINSFGGDPENVTLAGQSAGARNALAAYLSPLSEGLFHKLYAMSGGLTTVTCEQGEAKANDVLASLLMKTGITNTFEEALGWISTQSPATISDYLIGQQAAHFAEIIGDTGLRMDAFPHLFEDGTVIPKEGFEKIKDRHPSCMPIILGSTASEFSGFALTDPRFFYLQQGQLTEDEEQKKLYETAVQYGSELYAAFNVEQVAEKLISSIPELPIYAYRFGWGLQEGVIDPVIRFLIGASHGADIPFYTGDFSNVMTNHPVGVISEHNDPGRKMLSSLMRSYLRRFLYTGDPNGEELPGWQRWTPGFRSNDILYLDANEEQAMVQYIPKLITNHIISRLDEDVRLTDEQRSWLQMHLFAGRFFWKD, encoded by the coding sequence ATGAAGAACACGAAACAAATTAGGGATGAAATGATAAAAGTTTCTGGCGGGTGGCTTAAGGGCATACGTTCGACAAAAATGAAAGTAATCGCTTGGTTGGGAGTTCCTTATGCTTTGCCTCCGGTGGACCAACTCCGATGGAAAGCGCCGCGTGAAGTTGAACCATGGACTGGCATTTTGCCTGTACGCGATTTCAAAAATGGCTGCATCCAGATGATTCAAGGGTTACCATTTGGCAGCGAGGATTGCTTGTATTTGAACATTTGGCGACCCGATCTTGCCGAATCGGATCTACCCGTTTTCGTCTTCCTTCATGGAGGCGGAAATGTAAATGGTTCAGGACGGGATTTTCAAGGCGGACAACTGGGTTATGAAACGAATAGTATAGTAATCACGGTGAATTACCGCCTGGGTGCAATGGGATTTTACCGTCATCCTGCTCTACGTACCGGCGATCCTCTGGATGATTCGGGGAATTATGGTTTACTCGATATCATTCAAGCTCTGAGATGGGTACAAACGAATATCAATTCCTTTGGGGGAGATCCGGAAAATGTTACGTTGGCAGGCCAGTCTGCCGGCGCAAGAAATGCATTAGCCGCATATCTTTCCCCTCTAAGCGAAGGACTTTTTCACAAGCTTTATGCGATGAGCGGAGGCTTAACGACGGTTACATGCGAACAAGGCGAAGCAAAAGCTAACGATGTCCTAGCTTCGTTACTAATGAAAACAGGGATAACGAATACCTTCGAAGAAGCTTTAGGCTGGATATCAACGCAATCTCCCGCCACGATTTCTGACTACCTCATAGGTCAACAGGCTGCTCACTTTGCTGAGATCATCGGAGATACAGGTCTACGAATGGATGCATTTCCTCATTTATTCGAAGATGGTACGGTCATTCCCAAGGAAGGCTTCGAAAAGATTAAAGATCGACATCCATCTTGTATGCCGATCATCCTTGGGAGTACTGCTAGCGAATTTTCCGGATTTGCATTGACCGATCCTCGTTTCTTTTACCTGCAGCAGGGACAATTAACCGAGGATGAGGAGCAAAAGAAACTGTATGAGACTGCCGTTCAATATGGAAGTGAACTGTATGCGGCTTTTAATGTCGAGCAAGTCGCTGAGAAATTAATAAGTTCGATCCCGGAACTGCCGATTTACGCTTACCGCTTCGGTTGGGGATTGCAAGAAGGCGTTATCGATCCCGTTATTCGATTTCTGATCGGAGCCTCTCATGGAGCGGATATCCCCTTTTATACCGGCGACTTCTCCAATGTCATGACAAACCATCCGGTGGGAGTCATTTCCGAGCATAACGATCCCGGGCGTAAAATGCTCTCTTCCCTCATGCGCAGTTATTTACGGCGTTTCTTATACACGGGTGATCCTAATGGGGAAGAACTACCTGGTTGGCAGCGCTGGACCCCAGGATTCCGTTCTAACGATATCCTCTATCTGGATGCGAATGAGGAGCAGGCGATGGTTCAATACATCCCGAAACTTATAACTAACCATATCATATCTAGGCTGGACGAAGATGTCCGGTTAACGGACGAACAGCGCAGTTGGCTTCAAATGCATCTATTCGCCGGCCGCTTCTTCTGGAAGGATTAA
- a CDS encoding TVP38/TMEM64 family protein: protein MFGAEISITESFTEQNIELFLERFRSLGPLPGILLTFLKSFVPPLPTIVIVGANAAIYGLWLGFLYSWIGLVTGSLLTFWLIRKASDTPFIRRWAAKPKVQKARVWAQRNGFSFVFLLSMLPIGPFVVINMAAGLTRMPTVSFATAVALGKGVMVFCVSYIGTHLSDFIDQPVKFIGVALFIAASIWLNRRLQAYFVSAAAVAPEPADTME, encoded by the coding sequence ATGTTTGGCGCTGAGATCAGCATAACGGAGTCTTTTACGGAGCAAAACATCGAACTCTTTTTGGAGCGTTTCCGCTCGCTGGGACCGCTGCCCGGCATACTGCTAACTTTTCTGAAATCTTTCGTTCCGCCACTGCCTACCATCGTGATCGTCGGTGCAAATGCCGCCATCTATGGGCTATGGCTGGGTTTTTTATATTCTTGGATCGGCCTCGTAACAGGCAGCTTACTTACGTTTTGGCTGATTCGTAAAGCGTCGGATACACCCTTTATTCGGCGCTGGGCGGCCAAGCCCAAGGTACAGAAGGCCAGGGTGTGGGCGCAGAGGAACGGGTTTAGCTTCGTTTTTCTCTTAAGCATGCTCCCGATAGGACCGTTCGTCGTCATTAACATGGCCGCGGGATTAACGCGAATGCCTACGGTTTCCTTTGCGACAGCCGTAGCACTAGGCAAAGGAGTCATGGTATTCTGCGTTTCCTATATCGGAACGCATCTGTCCGATTTTATCGACCAGCCCGTCAAGTTTATTGGAGTGGCGTTGTTTATTGCGGCATCTATATGGTTGAACCGGAGGTTGCAGGCCTATTTTGTATCCGCGGCGGCTGTGGCACCCGAGCCCGCGGATACCATGGAATAA
- a CDS encoding sugar phosphate isomerase/epimerase: protein MENILRIGTLVGGNDAVKVIPQIVNHGFESFNLTFWQSSGDTDLGEMARKVRELADEHDFVISAISVFGNPLTGEGDNADTLATWERLIDHAHLFGTNLVSGFTGRLPGRPIDESIPKFKEVFGELTRRAADKGIRIAFENCDMGGTWETGDWNIAHSPAAWELMFNAIPENNIGLEWEPCHQMVSLIDPIPQLRKWVSKVFHVHGKDATIAWDIVKEHGIHGNQPFVWHRTPGFGDSNWTDIITILRQHGYQGTIDIEGWHDPVYRGELEMTGQVHALNYLKRCRGGDFVPNPV from the coding sequence TTGGAAAACATATTGCGCATTGGGACATTGGTGGGTGGAAATGATGCTGTAAAGGTCATTCCACAGATCGTAAATCATGGTTTTGAATCCTTTAATCTCACGTTCTGGCAATCTTCAGGCGATACAGATTTGGGGGAAATGGCACGAAAAGTACGTGAGCTCGCAGACGAGCATGATTTTGTGATTTCCGCAATCAGTGTGTTCGGCAACCCGCTGACAGGTGAAGGGGACAATGCTGATACACTTGCTACGTGGGAGCGTCTCATCGATCATGCCCACCTCTTCGGGACGAATCTTGTATCCGGTTTCACAGGAAGGCTGCCGGGCCGCCCGATCGACGAGTCAATCCCTAAATTTAAAGAGGTTTTCGGTGAATTGACAAGACGTGCGGCGGACAAGGGAATCCGGATTGCTTTTGAAAATTGCGATATGGGTGGTACTTGGGAGACAGGCGATTGGAATATTGCGCATAGTCCGGCGGCATGGGAGCTGATGTTTAATGCTATTCCTGAGAATAACATCGGTCTCGAATGGGAGCCCTGTCACCAGATGGTAAGCTTAATCGATCCGATCCCGCAGCTGCGCAAATGGGTGTCTAAGGTGTTTCATGTACATGGTAAGGACGCCACGATTGCCTGGGATATTGTAAAAGAACATGGGATTCACGGAAACCAGCCATTTGTGTGGCACCGGACACCCGGCTTTGGCGATTCAAATTGGACGGATATTATTACCATCCTAAGGCAGCATGGGTATCAGGGAACGATTGATATCGAAGGATGGCATGATCCGGTTTACAGGGGTGAGCTTGAAATGACGGGACAGGTTCATGCTTTGAATTATTTAAAACGCTGCCGGGGCGGTGACTTTGTCCCGAATCCGGTCTGA
- a CDS encoding chromosome condensation regulator: MDYTTPIEAALKVKRSPKDTIAAGRRHTVGLKLDGTVTAAGDNKFVQCDVSCWSDIVAVAAGNVHMATNTGNAHTIGLASDGTVVAVGWNKHDQCDVNDWRDMVAVAAGWRRTVGLKSDGTVVAVGRNSEGECNVGSWLGMVAVAAGDWHTVGLKSDGTVTIVGNNRYGQCNVNGWRGIVAVAAGYLHTVGLKKDGTVSAVGSNKHDQCDVGGWRGIVAIAAGSNHTIGLKSDGTVIAVGSNKHDQCNVSGWRDIVAVAAGCAHTIGLKSDGTVVAVGDNEFGQCDVSGWHGIQLPGN, translated from the coding sequence ATGGATTATACTACACCGATTGAAGCGGCGTTAAAGGTGAAACGATCGCCTAAAGATACCATAGCGGCGGGTCGTCGTCATACCGTAGGTCTTAAATTGGACGGAACGGTGACGGCAGCGGGTGATAATAAATTTGTCCAATGTGACGTAAGCTGCTGGAGCGATATTGTGGCGGTTGCTGCTGGTAATGTTCATATGGCGACGAACACGGGTAATGCTCATACAATTGGTCTTGCATCTGACGGCACGGTGGTGGCTGTCGGTTGGAATAAGCATGACCAATGCGATGTAAACGACTGGCGCGATATGGTAGCGGTAGCGGCGGGTTGGCGTCGTACCGTTGGACTTAAATCGGATGGCACGGTAGTGGCTGTGGGTCGAAATAGTGAAGGCGAGTGCAATGTAGGCAGCTGGCTTGGTATGGTGGCGGTAGCTGCGGGTGACTGGCATACCGTCGGACTTAAATCGGATGGAACGGTGACGATTGTGGGCAATAATCGGTATGGCCAATGCAATGTAAACGGCTGGCGCGGCATTGTGGCGGTAGCTGCGGGTTATCTTCATACTGTCGGGCTTAAAAAGGACGGTACGGTGTCGGCTGTGGGTTCGAATAAGCATGATCAATGCGATGTAGGCGGCTGGCGCGGTATTGTAGCGATAGCGGCGGGTAGTAATCATACCATTGGCCTTAAATCGGACGGCACGGTGATTGCTGTGGGTTCGAATAAGCATGACCAATGCAATGTAAGTGGCTGGCGCGATATTGTGGCGGTAGCTGCGGGTTGCGCGCATACGATCGGGCTTAAATCGGACGGTACGGTGGTTGCTGTGGGTGATAATGAATTTGGTCAATGCGATGTAAGCGGCTGGCACGGCATCCAACTACCCGGCAATTAG
- a CDS encoding Gfo/Idh/MocA family protein, translating to MAVEHRIVVAGCGGMSNTWIDYAMAREDTEIVGLVDIKEEFAAAMAERKGLSCPVFTDIEQAVTATEANLVFDVTIPSSHHKVSTTALELGCHVFSEKPLAESIQDCKDIVHHSEQNRRTHAVMQNRRYDPRIRAYRNLIAEGTIGQTGFISADFFIGAHFGGFRDVMQSPLLLDMAIHTFDQARFIMDANPVSVYCHEFNPPGSWYSGNAMAICIFEMSDGSVFNYRGSWCAEGAPTSWEASWRVTGEHGTAIWDGQGEPYAEVVAAGDQEGQFIRHVEHIPCQQVEMHHTFHQGCLDEMFASLAENRKPETECSDNIYSMAMVLASLESAKTGSKVLIADLLNAELPI from the coding sequence ATGGCAGTAGAGCACCGGATCGTTGTGGCTGGCTGTGGCGGCATGTCTAATACATGGATTGATTACGCCATGGCCAGGGAAGATACGGAAATTGTTGGATTGGTTGACATTAAGGAAGAGTTTGCTGCAGCCATGGCGGAACGAAAGGGTCTTTCCTGTCCGGTATTCACAGATATAGAGCAGGCAGTCACGGCAACTGAAGCTAACTTGGTTTTTGATGTGACTATACCGTCGAGTCATCACAAGGTCAGCACAACCGCGCTTGAACTGGGGTGTCATGTTTTTTCCGAAAAACCTCTGGCAGAATCGATTCAGGACTGTAAAGATATTGTTCATCATTCGGAGCAAAACCGGAGGACACATGCTGTGATGCAGAATCGTCGTTATGATCCGCGCATACGCGCTTACCGCAATCTGATTGCTGAGGGGACAATCGGACAAACCGGCTTCATAAGTGCGGACTTTTTTATTGGTGCCCATTTTGGCGGTTTCAGGGATGTTATGCAAAGCCCGCTGCTGCTGGATATGGCTATTCATACCTTCGATCAGGCGCGGTTTATTATGGATGCGAATCCCGTTTCGGTCTATTGCCACGAGTTTAATCCCCCCGGGTCATGGTATTCCGGAAATGCCATGGCGATTTGCATATTTGAAATGTCGGACGGTTCTGTTTTTAATTACCGGGGTTCTTGGTGCGCCGAAGGGGCCCCGACATCCTGGGAGGCATCCTGGCGTGTGACCGGTGAACATGGGACAGCGATTTGGGATGGGCAGGGAGAGCCTTATGCAGAGGTTGTCGCGGCTGGTGATCAGGAAGGCCAATTTATCCGTCATGTTGAGCATATCCCGTGCCAGCAGGTAGAAATGCATCATACCTTCCATCAGGGCTGTCTGGATGAGATGTTTGCATCGCTGGCTGAGAACCGCAAACCCGAAACCGAATGCAGCGACAATATTTACAGTATGGCCATGGTCCTGGCTTCGCTGGAAAGCGCGAAGACAGGCAGTAAAGTGCTTATTGCTGATTTGTTGAATGCGGAATTACCGATTTGA
- a CDS encoding sulfite exporter TauE/SafE family protein, translated as MLTYLLLFCIGLAAGISGSLVGLGGGFIVVPALAFLFPDMPGAQIAGTSMAMLLFNSISSTYVYAKQKRIDYQAAVRFAAASIPGSVIGAFFAEYLEGKLFFISFGIFLIFVALLLLFKPNKPIAWPFKPTVNRNFIDNNGERFEYAYHMPTGIVISFFVGFLASLFGIGGGSLMIPTMTLLLSFTPHIAVATSMLQILLSAIVSTSVHALLYNIDWLKVLALAPGAIIGGQIGARLAIYLPAKLLLKILALLLIVVSIRLIL; from the coding sequence GTGCTTACTTACTTATTATTATTCTGCATCGGACTGGCTGCCGGCATCTCCGGATCATTGGTCGGACTTGGCGGCGGCTTTATCGTCGTACCTGCCCTTGCCTTTTTGTTTCCTGATATGCCAGGGGCACAAATTGCGGGTACCTCCATGGCGATGCTTCTTTTTAATTCCATTTCAAGCACTTATGTGTATGCCAAGCAGAAGAGAATCGATTATCAAGCAGCAGTCCGTTTTGCTGCAGCCTCGATTCCCGGTTCGGTCATCGGAGCCTTCTTTGCGGAGTATTTGGAAGGGAAGCTCTTTTTCATTAGTTTCGGCATTTTTTTGATTTTTGTGGCCTTACTGCTCCTATTTAAGCCCAATAAACCGATCGCTTGGCCTTTTAAACCAACGGTGAACCGGAACTTCATCGATAATAACGGGGAACGTTTCGAATATGCCTATCACATGCCTACCGGCATCGTCATTAGTTTTTTCGTCGGTTTCCTGGCAAGCCTGTTTGGGATCGGAGGCGGCAGTCTCATGATTCCGACAATGACGCTGCTGCTCTCCTTCACTCCCCATATTGCGGTTGCAACTTCCATGCTCCAAATTTTACTGTCCGCTATCGTGAGCACATCGGTTCATGCGCTCTTATATAACATTGACTGGCTCAAGGTATTAGCCCTCGCACCGGGTGCTATCATCGGCGGTCAAATCGGCGCGCGGCTTGCCATATATCTCCCTGCCAAGCTGCTCCTGAAAATATTGGCTCTATTACTGATTGTGGTTTCGATCCGGTTAATACTTTAG